Below is a window of Betaproteobacteria bacterium DNA.
GCGTGCTCCGCGTGCGGCTACCGTCCGGATCGGCTCAACGTTCCATGCCGGTTGCGCCGGCGGGCACGTCGTAGAACGCGAGCGTCATCGAAACCGTGGCGTAGAAGCCCATCAGCCCGATCACGTCGGTGATGCCGACATGGTCGAGCGCCTCGACCGCACGCTCGTAGAGACCCTTCGAAACCCAACGCGACTGGATGAGGCACATGGCCATTTCGTAGACGACCTGCTCGCGCTCGTCGGAGAACGAGGTCGGCAGCCCCGAGAGAATCGCCTCGACCTTCTCGTTCGGCAGCCCGGTCGCCTTGGCGGCGCGTTCGTGCGCGTTGGTCGCATAG
It encodes the following:
- a CDS encoding carboxymuconolactone decarboxylase; amino-acid sequence: MTQTPTFGRYAEIPYDDMTPEQQEGFRALMESRGRLPGPAKIYVHNPKLAKVQGPLGAHFRGGYSLSEREREIAVCIVNSKFHTAYATNAHERAAKATGLPNEKVEAILSGLPTSFSDEREQVVYEMAMCLIQSRWVSKGLYERAVEALDHVGITDVIGLMGFYATVSMTLAFYDVPAGATGMER